A region of Drosophila suzukii chromosome 2L, CBGP_Dsuzu_IsoJpt1.0, whole genome shotgun sequence DNA encodes the following proteins:
- the Nhe2 gene encoding sodium/hydrogen exchanger 3 isoform X2, with the protein MSNRTEQDYDSATPALQQQMNLARRACWRTKSSRSDFPPKSIELVNLMIANQIDAIASPPRDETKTRTEPQTAFAARKTTCTFSDWRGILGKRMLLICGFILILGIAHGRPNTSAVGVASAKDGKDIADAVTQLNLPQSPPMDGVDVDPTPPVRLPRAEPLRSSDQDAEGGEGHKMERYPLSSVDFARVKTPFIIGIWILSASIAKIGFHMTPKLHLIFPESCLLIVVGVVIGVVLYFCTDVAVSPLTPNTFFFYMLPPIILDAGYFMPNRLFFDNLGTILLMAVVGTIFNIATIGGSLYACGKMGIYGETETPGLMDVFLFASLISAVDPVAVLAVFEEIHVNEILYIVVFGESLLNDAVTVVMYHMMESYNEIGLDKIIAQDIASGVGSFFVVALGGTAIGIIWGFLTGLVTRFTDHVRVIEPIFIFVMAYLAYLNAEIFHMSGILAITFCGITMKNYVESNISQKSHTTVKYALKMLSSSAETIIFMFLGVATVNNMHVWNTCFVLLTITFCSVFRVIGVILLSALANRFRLHKLSRVDQFVMSYGGLRGAVAFALVLLVDENVVKQKNMFVTTTIAVIYFTVFLQGITIKPLVKILNVKRANKRKPTMNERIHERFMDHLMAGIEDIVGKTGNYNVRDKFKRFDNRFIRPLLIRDLKGAEPKIIETYSKLTMRDAMEVMRRNPSTIGQMTGTESMSALFRNYTNNYIGGRWAPPTIYTTCPSLTNLDNTCSRNLDMAELDYNPSKKDLTDARIHHLLAEELKPYRRASIQMHRRLSYSRHAVDDRDLSTQVNYKMQMNFRRMFNDRKHHKRSKRGASNKAKENVKQNHVSFHDFQQNGTTKQLTNGTESSSNHSRKKSYRKRHSHNSLNKYRRLEIDYINNVLNETAEECQQNPNEINVVGPSDDWDDGLTFTAKSSPDSDRANNNSLIAHIQNLPGFDASKARIVVQHYAPKVDDGADTDLESPDQAIGPTAAELILPWRRDRSYQSIVAEHPIPEEDRNLSRESDGERRVATPTATESQLPWKRQGDECTDAVQQNEFPAWASNKEYLAYNSPSATFLGGINKPKQPKSVIGLFRRESSSSKGGSVGIGSSGAVDTAASGSDAMVVPMSNQPANVPSTSMHNPRLDKRSQSISSGSLGAGPHQLGPDGHSGPFPVTASHRRNVRRGSMLELSGLITTGRRPSRILQFSPGATNLLESAKITTPSPPPPTTSTITTTTTVKTTTTTSTTKNNNNTTNNSTETTSASASYSTPTTPRSEDSATYTYYPKDTIPEESSYQHGHSKSLCEPADSDDWEGAALSAVGGANSERMMRLSGREPLLPRPSNTPRAQIRRMNAGAVGGAAVTQAGRRNQVTKALLDYEDSDSDSEENDDDEDEDFDSYDDENIVVTTFTTPATGRRSGSSPGSGSDANTATTTTTSIRLTRNNDESII; encoded by the exons ATGAGCAACCGCACGGAGCAGGATTACGACAGTGCCACTCCGGCGCTGCAGCAGCAGATGAATCTGGCCCGCAGAGCCTGCTGGAGGACCAAATCCTCCCGCTCGGATTTCCCCCCCAAAAGTATAGAGTTAGTTAATCTGATGATTGCGAATCAAATCGATGCAATAGCATCGCCACCGAGAGATGAAACCAAAACAAGAACAGAACCACAAACAGCATTCGCAGCACGCAAAACAACCTGCACATTCTCCGACTGGCGGGGGATTCTCGGAAAAAGGATGCTGCTCATATGCGGATTCATCCTAATCCTTGGCATCGCCCACGGGCGGCCGAACACGAGTGCGGTGGGCGTGGCTTCGGCAAAGGATGGCAAGGATATTGCGGATGCGGTCACCCAGCTAAAT CTGCCCCAAAGCCCGCCCATGGATGGGGTGGATGTGGATCCAACGCCACCCGTGAGGTTGCCACGTGCCGAGCCACTCAGATCCAGCGACCAGGATGCGGAGGGCGGCGAAGGGCACAAGATGGAGAGGTATCCCCTCTCCAGTGTGGATTTTGCTCGGGTGAAAACGCCGTTCATCATCGGAATCTGGATTCTGTCCGCCAGTATAGCGAAAATCG GTTTCCATATGACGCCCAAACTGCATCTAATATTTCCGGAGTCGTGCCTGCTGATTGTCGTGGGCGTGGTCATTGGGGTGGTGCTCTATTTTTGCACCGATGTGGCCGTCTCCCCACTGACCCCGAACACCTTCTTCTTCTACATGCTGCCCCCGATCATCCTGGACGCAGGCTACTTTATGCCCAATCGATTGTTCTTCGACAACCTGGGCACCATCCTGCTGATGGCAGTGGTCGGAACCATCTTCAACATAGCCACCATCG GTGGTTCGCTATACGCCTGCGGAAAGATGGGAATTTACGGGGAAACCGAGACTCCGGGCCTGATGGATGTATTTCTGTTTGCCTCCCTAATATCCGCCGTGGATCCGGTGGCCGTTTTGGCCGTATTTGAGGAGATACACGTCAACGAGATCCTGTACATTGTTGTCTTTGGCGAGTCCTTGCTGAACGATGCCGTTACG GTTGTGATGTACCACATGATGGAGTCCTACAATGAGATTGGCTTGGACAAAATCATCGCCCAGGACATTGCCAGCGGTGTGGGTTCCTTCTTCGTGGTTGCACTGGGTGGCACTGCCATAG GCATCATCTGGGGCTTTCTCACAGGTTTGGTAACCCGGTTCACTGATCATGTGCGAGTCATAGAACCCATATTCATATTTGTGATGGCTTACCTGGCCTATCTGAATGCGGAAATCTTTCACATGAGCGGCATTTTAGC CATCACTTTCTGTGGTATAACGATGAAAAACTATGTGGAATCGAATATTTCACAAAAGTCGCATACGACTGTTAAATATGCCTTGAAGATGCTGTCCAGTTCGGCGGAGACCATTATCTTTATGTTCCTAGGCGTGGCCACTGTGAACAATATGCATGTATGGAATACGTGTTTTGTTCTGCTGACCATTACCTTCTGTTCGGTGTTTCGTGTTATTG GTGTTATTTTGCTTTCCGCCCTTGCCAACCGCTTCCGTCTGCACAAATTGTCCAGGGTGGATCAGTTTGTGATGTCCTACGGCGGATTGCGCGGTGCTGTggcctttgccctggtacttcTGGTCGATGAGAATGTGGTCAAGCAGAAGAACATGTTTGTCACCACCACGATAGCTGTGATTTACTTTACCGTCTTCCTGCAAGGCATCACCATCAAGCCGCTGGTCAAGATCCTAAATGTGAAACGGGCCAATAAGCGCAAACCAACCATGAATGAGCGAATTCATGAAAGG TTCATGGATCACTTGATGGCTGGCATTGAGGATATTGTGGGCAAGACAGGCAACTACAATGTGCGTGATAAATTCAAGCGTTTCGACAATCGCTTCATTCGTCCGCTGCTGATCAGAGATCTCAAG GGCGCCGAGCCAAAGATCATCGAGACGTACTCCAAACTCACAATGCGCGATGCCATGGAGGTGATGAGGCGGAATCCATCCACCATCGGCCAGATGACGGGCACCGAGTCGATGAGCGCCCTTTTCCGGAACTATACCAATAACTATATTGGGGGCAGGTGGGCACCGCCAACCATATACACCACCTG TCCCAGTCTAACAAATCTAGACAATACCTGTTCGCGTAATCTAGACATGGCTGAGCTGGATTATAATCCATCCAAGAAGGATCTGACTGATGCCAGGATCCATCATCTGTTGGCCGAAGAACTGAAGCCTTATAGAAGG GCCTCAATACAAATG CACCGTCGTCTTAGTTATAGCCGACACGCAGTAGATGACAGAGATTTGTCCACCCAG GTCAATTACAAAATGCAAATGAACTTTAGGCGAATGTTCAATGATCGCAAACATCACAAACGCAGCAAACGTGGGGCCAGCAATAAG GCCAAGGAGAACGTTAAGCAGAATCATGTCTCGTTCCATGATTTCCAACAGAATGGCACCACCAAGCAGCTCACCAATGGTACGGAATCGAGTTCAAACCATTCACGAAAAAAATCTTACAGAAAAAGACATTCTCACAATTCACTTAACAAATATCGTAGATTAGAAATAG ACTATATTAACAATGTGCTTAATGAAACAGCCGAGGAGTGCCAACAGAATCCCAACGAGATCAATGTTGTTGGCCCCAGCGACGATTGGGATGATGGCCTGACCTTCACCGCCAAATCATCAC CTGACTCGGATCGCGCCAATAACAATTCCCTGATAGCCCACATCCAAAACCTGCCGGGTTTCGATGCATCCAAGGCGCGTATCGTCGTCCAGCATTATGCACCGAAGGTCGACGATGGTGCGGATACAGATCTAGAGTCGCCGGATCAGGCCATTGGGCCCACGGCCGCCGAATTGATATTGCCGTGGCGGCGGGATCGTTCATACCAGAGCATTG TGGCCGAGCATCCCATTCCCGAGGAGGATCGCAATTTGTCCCGCGAATCCGATGGGGAGAGGCGTGTGGCCACGCCAACCGCCACGGAATCCCAGCTGCCGTGGAAACGACAAGGTGACGAATGCACGGATGCAGTGCAGCAGAACGAGTTCCCCGCCTGGGCTTCAAACAAGGAGTACTTGGCCTACAATTCCCCCAGTGCAACATTCCTAG GTGGTATAAACAAGCCTAAACAGCCCAAGTCCGTCATAGGTCTCTTCCGGCGTGAGAGTTCCAGTTCGAAGGGCGGAAGCGTTGGCATCGGCAGCTCGGGAGCCGTGGACACAGCCGCCAGTGGGTCGGATGCGATGGTCGTGCCCATGTCCAATCAACCGGCCAATGTTCCATCAACGTCCATGCACAATCCGCGGCTGGACAAGCGCTCCCAGTCGATATCCTCCGGTTCGCTGGGCGCCGGGCCACATCAGCTGGGACCGGATGGTCATTCCGGACCATTTCCGGTCACGGCCAGTCACCGGCGGAATGTGCGCAGGGGCTCCATGCTGGAGCTGAGCGG ACTCATTACAACTGGACGAAGGCCCAGTAGAATTTTACAATTTAGTCCGGGAGCAACTAATTTACTAGAGTCAGCCAAGATCACAACTCCTTCTCCTCCACCTCCTACTACttcaacaataacaacaacaactacagtaaaaacaacaacaaccacatcAACCaccaagaacaacaacaacaccaccAACAATTCAACAGAAACAACATCAGCAAGCGCGAGTTACTCGACGCCCACCACCCCAAGATCAGAGGATAGCGCCACATATACATACTATCCAAA AGACACAATACCCGAGGAGTCGTCGTACCAGCATGGACACTCCAAGTCCTTGTGCGAGCCGGCGGATTCGGATGACTGGGAGGGAGCAGCACTGTCCGCCGTCGGCGGAGCCAACAGCGAACGAATGATGCGATTGAGCGGCAGGGAACCCCTTCTGCCACGCCCCTCCAACACGCCCCGCGCCCAAATCCGTCGCATGAACGCGGGAGCGGTGGGCGGGGCAGCGGTTACCCAAGCGGGCCGGAGAAACCAGGTGACCAAGGCTCTGTTGGACTACGAGGATTCCGattcggattccgaggagaaCGATGACGATGAGGATGAGGACTTTGATTCGTACGATGACGAGAACATTGTGGTCACCACGTTTACGACCCCAGCCACGGGCAGGAGATCGGGTTCCAGTCCAGGATCGGGATCGGATGCCAAtaccgccaccaccaccacgaCAAGCATTCGGCTGACCCGCAACAACGACGAGAGCATCATTTGA
- the Nhe2 gene encoding sodium/hydrogen exchanger 3 isoform X20, translated as MSNRTEQDYDSATPALQQQMNLARRACWRTKSSRSDFPPKSIELVNLMIANQIDAIASPPRDETKTRTEPQTAFAARKTTCTFSDWRGILGKRMLLICGFILILGIAHGRPNTSAVGVASAKDGKDIADAVTQLNLPQSPPMDGVDVDPTPPVRLPRAEPLRSSDQDAEGGEGHKMERYPLSSVDFARVKTPFIIGIWILSASIAKIGFHMTPKLHLIFPESCLLIVVGVVIGVVLYFCTDVAVSPLTPNTFFFYMLPPIILDAGYFMPNRLFFDNLGTILLMAVVGTIFNIATIGGSLYACGKMGIYGETETPGLMDVFLFASLISAVDPVAVLAVFEEIHVNEILYIVVFGESLLNDAVTVVMYHMMESYNEIGLDKIIAQDIASGVGSFFVVALGGTAIGIIWGFLTGLVTRFTDHVRVIEPIFIFVMAYLAYLNAEIFHMSGILAITFCGITMKNYVESNISQKSHTTVKYALKMLSSSAETIIFMFLGVATVNNMHVWNTCFVLLTITFCSVFRVIGVILLSALANRFRLHKLSRVDQFVMSYGGLRGAVAFALVLLVDENVVKQKNMFVTTTIAVIYFTVFLQGITIKPLVKILNVKRANKRKPTMNERIHERFMDHLMAGIEDIVGKTGNYNVRDKFKRFDNRFIRPLLIRDLKGAEPKIIETYSKLTMRDAMEVMRRNPSTIGQMTGTESMSALFRNYTNNYIGGRWAPPTIYTTCPSLTNLDNTCSRNLDMAELDYNPSKKDLTDARIHHLLAEELKPYRRVNYKMQMNFRRMFNDRKHHKRSKRGASNKAKENVKQNHVSFHDFQQNGTTKQLTNAEECQQNPNEINVVGPSDDWDDGLTFTAKSSPDSDRANNNSLIAHIQNLPGFDASKARIVVQHYAPKVDDGADTDLESPDQAIGPTAAELILPWRRDRSYQSIVAEHPIPEEDRNLSRESDGERRVATPTATESQLPWKRQGDECTDAVQQNEFPAWASNKEYLAYNSPSATFLGGINKPKQPKSVIGLFRRESSSSKGGSVGIGSSGAVDTAASGSDAMVVPMSNQPANVPSTSMHNPRLDKRSQSISSGSLGAGPHQLGPDGHSGPFPVTASHRRNVRRGSMLELSGLITTGRRPSRILQFSPGATNLLESAKITTPSPPPPTTSTITTTTTVKTTTTTSTTKNNNNTTNNSTETTSASASYSTPTTPRSEDSATYTYYPKDTIPEESSYQHGHSKSLCEPADSDDWEGAALSAVGGANSERMMRLSGREPLLPRPSNTPRAQIRRMNAGAVGGAAVTQAGRRNQVTKALLDYEDSDSDSEENDDDEDEDFDSYDDENIVVTTFTTPATGRRSGSSPGSGSDANTATTTTTSIRLTRNNDESII; from the exons ATGAGCAACCGCACGGAGCAGGATTACGACAGTGCCACTCCGGCGCTGCAGCAGCAGATGAATCTGGCCCGCAGAGCCTGCTGGAGGACCAAATCCTCCCGCTCGGATTTCCCCCCCAAAAGTATAGAGTTAGTTAATCTGATGATTGCGAATCAAATCGATGCAATAGCATCGCCACCGAGAGATGAAACCAAAACAAGAACAGAACCACAAACAGCATTCGCAGCACGCAAAACAACCTGCACATTCTCCGACTGGCGGGGGATTCTCGGAAAAAGGATGCTGCTCATATGCGGATTCATCCTAATCCTTGGCATCGCCCACGGGCGGCCGAACACGAGTGCGGTGGGCGTGGCTTCGGCAAAGGATGGCAAGGATATTGCGGATGCGGTCACCCAGCTAAAT CTGCCCCAAAGCCCGCCCATGGATGGGGTGGATGTGGATCCAACGCCACCCGTGAGGTTGCCACGTGCCGAGCCACTCAGATCCAGCGACCAGGATGCGGAGGGCGGCGAAGGGCACAAGATGGAGAGGTATCCCCTCTCCAGTGTGGATTTTGCTCGGGTGAAAACGCCGTTCATCATCGGAATCTGGATTCTGTCCGCCAGTATAGCGAAAATCG GTTTCCATATGACGCCCAAACTGCATCTAATATTTCCGGAGTCGTGCCTGCTGATTGTCGTGGGCGTGGTCATTGGGGTGGTGCTCTATTTTTGCACCGATGTGGCCGTCTCCCCACTGACCCCGAACACCTTCTTCTTCTACATGCTGCCCCCGATCATCCTGGACGCAGGCTACTTTATGCCCAATCGATTGTTCTTCGACAACCTGGGCACCATCCTGCTGATGGCAGTGGTCGGAACCATCTTCAACATAGCCACCATCG GTGGTTCGCTATACGCCTGCGGAAAGATGGGAATTTACGGGGAAACCGAGACTCCGGGCCTGATGGATGTATTTCTGTTTGCCTCCCTAATATCCGCCGTGGATCCGGTGGCCGTTTTGGCCGTATTTGAGGAGATACACGTCAACGAGATCCTGTACATTGTTGTCTTTGGCGAGTCCTTGCTGAACGATGCCGTTACG GTTGTGATGTACCACATGATGGAGTCCTACAATGAGATTGGCTTGGACAAAATCATCGCCCAGGACATTGCCAGCGGTGTGGGTTCCTTCTTCGTGGTTGCACTGGGTGGCACTGCCATAG GCATCATCTGGGGCTTTCTCACAGGTTTGGTAACCCGGTTCACTGATCATGTGCGAGTCATAGAACCCATATTCATATTTGTGATGGCTTACCTGGCCTATCTGAATGCGGAAATCTTTCACATGAGCGGCATTTTAGC CATCACTTTCTGTGGTATAACGATGAAAAACTATGTGGAATCGAATATTTCACAAAAGTCGCATACGACTGTTAAATATGCCTTGAAGATGCTGTCCAGTTCGGCGGAGACCATTATCTTTATGTTCCTAGGCGTGGCCACTGTGAACAATATGCATGTATGGAATACGTGTTTTGTTCTGCTGACCATTACCTTCTGTTCGGTGTTTCGTGTTATTG GTGTTATTTTGCTTTCCGCCCTTGCCAACCGCTTCCGTCTGCACAAATTGTCCAGGGTGGATCAGTTTGTGATGTCCTACGGCGGATTGCGCGGTGCTGTggcctttgccctggtacttcTGGTCGATGAGAATGTGGTCAAGCAGAAGAACATGTTTGTCACCACCACGATAGCTGTGATTTACTTTACCGTCTTCCTGCAAGGCATCACCATCAAGCCGCTGGTCAAGATCCTAAATGTGAAACGGGCCAATAAGCGCAAACCAACCATGAATGAGCGAATTCATGAAAGG TTCATGGATCACTTGATGGCTGGCATTGAGGATATTGTGGGCAAGACAGGCAACTACAATGTGCGTGATAAATTCAAGCGTTTCGACAATCGCTTCATTCGTCCGCTGCTGATCAGAGATCTCAAG GGCGCCGAGCCAAAGATCATCGAGACGTACTCCAAACTCACAATGCGCGATGCCATGGAGGTGATGAGGCGGAATCCATCCACCATCGGCCAGATGACGGGCACCGAGTCGATGAGCGCCCTTTTCCGGAACTATACCAATAACTATATTGGGGGCAGGTGGGCACCGCCAACCATATACACCACCTG TCCCAGTCTAACAAATCTAGACAATACCTGTTCGCGTAATCTAGACATGGCTGAGCTGGATTATAATCCATCCAAGAAGGATCTGACTGATGCCAGGATCCATCATCTGTTGGCCGAAGAACTGAAGCCTTATAGAAGG GTCAATTACAAAATGCAAATGAACTTTAGGCGAATGTTCAATGATCGCAAACATCACAAACGCAGCAAACGTGGGGCCAGCAATAAG GCCAAGGAGAACGTTAAGCAGAATCATGTCTCGTTCCATGATTTCCAACAGAATGGCACCACCAAGCAGCTCACCAATG CCGAGGAGTGCCAACAGAATCCCAACGAGATCAATGTTGTTGGCCCCAGCGACGATTGGGATGATGGCCTGACCTTCACCGCCAAATCATCAC CTGACTCGGATCGCGCCAATAACAATTCCCTGATAGCCCACATCCAAAACCTGCCGGGTTTCGATGCATCCAAGGCGCGTATCGTCGTCCAGCATTATGCACCGAAGGTCGACGATGGTGCGGATACAGATCTAGAGTCGCCGGATCAGGCCATTGGGCCCACGGCCGCCGAATTGATATTGCCGTGGCGGCGGGATCGTTCATACCAGAGCATTG TGGCCGAGCATCCCATTCCCGAGGAGGATCGCAATTTGTCCCGCGAATCCGATGGGGAGAGGCGTGTGGCCACGCCAACCGCCACGGAATCCCAGCTGCCGTGGAAACGACAAGGTGACGAATGCACGGATGCAGTGCAGCAGAACGAGTTCCCCGCCTGGGCTTCAAACAAGGAGTACTTGGCCTACAATTCCCCCAGTGCAACATTCCTAG GTGGTATAAACAAGCCTAAACAGCCCAAGTCCGTCATAGGTCTCTTCCGGCGTGAGAGTTCCAGTTCGAAGGGCGGAAGCGTTGGCATCGGCAGCTCGGGAGCCGTGGACACAGCCGCCAGTGGGTCGGATGCGATGGTCGTGCCCATGTCCAATCAACCGGCCAATGTTCCATCAACGTCCATGCACAATCCGCGGCTGGACAAGCGCTCCCAGTCGATATCCTCCGGTTCGCTGGGCGCCGGGCCACATCAGCTGGGACCGGATGGTCATTCCGGACCATTTCCGGTCACGGCCAGTCACCGGCGGAATGTGCGCAGGGGCTCCATGCTGGAGCTGAGCGG ACTCATTACAACTGGACGAAGGCCCAGTAGAATTTTACAATTTAGTCCGGGAGCAACTAATTTACTAGAGTCAGCCAAGATCACAACTCCTTCTCCTCCACCTCCTACTACttcaacaataacaacaacaactacagtaaaaacaacaacaaccacatcAACCaccaagaacaacaacaacaccaccAACAATTCAACAGAAACAACATCAGCAAGCGCGAGTTACTCGACGCCCACCACCCCAAGATCAGAGGATAGCGCCACATATACATACTATCCAAA AGACACAATACCCGAGGAGTCGTCGTACCAGCATGGACACTCCAAGTCCTTGTGCGAGCCGGCGGATTCGGATGACTGGGAGGGAGCAGCACTGTCCGCCGTCGGCGGAGCCAACAGCGAACGAATGATGCGATTGAGCGGCAGGGAACCCCTTCTGCCACGCCCCTCCAACACGCCCCGCGCCCAAATCCGTCGCATGAACGCGGGAGCGGTGGGCGGGGCAGCGGTTACCCAAGCGGGCCGGAGAAACCAGGTGACCAAGGCTCTGTTGGACTACGAGGATTCCGattcggattccgaggagaaCGATGACGATGAGGATGAGGACTTTGATTCGTACGATGACGAGAACATTGTGGTCACCACGTTTACGACCCCAGCCACGGGCAGGAGATCGGGTTCCAGTCCAGGATCGGGATCGGATGCCAAtaccgccaccaccaccacgaCAAGCATTCGGCTGACCCGCAACAACGACGAGAGCATCATTTGA